Proteins encoded by one window of Ulvibacter sp. MAR_2010_11:
- a CDS encoding YdeI family protein: MKEKPELYFPRDVEWREWLHFNHTTHDQGVHLIFYKLELNVPTMRWEDAVKVALCYGWIDSTVRSLGNGKRQQYFCPRNPKSTWSALNKSYIPHLEAEGLIHDSGWETIKIAKDTGTWSAMDDIENLIIPPELKKAFKANPVAFKNYQNFAPGYRKSYLSWLFQAKRDETRAKRIKEIIALCTTNRKSRQ; encoded by the coding sequence TTGAAAGAAAAACCCGAGTTATATTTCCCTCGAGATGTGGAGTGGCGCGAATGGTTACATTTTAATCATACTACCCATGATCAGGGAGTTCATTTAATTTTTTATAAACTGGAATTAAATGTCCCGACCATGCGCTGGGAAGATGCGGTAAAAGTTGCACTGTGTTACGGCTGGATAGACAGTACTGTGCGCAGTCTGGGTAATGGCAAACGACAACAATATTTTTGTCCGCGTAATCCAAAAAGTACCTGGAGTGCACTAAACAAATCGTATATCCCTCATTTGGAAGCGGAAGGCTTAATTCACGACAGCGGATGGGAAACTATAAAAATAGCTAAAGATACCGGTACGTGGAGCGCTATGGACGATATTGAAAACCTTATAATTCCGCCGGAATTGAAAAAAGCATTTAAGGCAAACCCTGTCGCCTTTAAAAACTATCAAAATTTTGCCCCCGGGTATCGCAAAAGTTATTTAAGTTGGCTGTTTCAGGCGAAAAGAGATGAAACCCGAGCCAAAAGAATTAAAGAAATAATAGCACTCTGTACTACGAACCGGAAATCAAGGCAGTAA